The following proteins are encoded in a genomic region of Candidatus Cloacimonadota bacterium:
- the serC gene encoding phosphoserine transaminase: MENRVYNFSAGPAVLPEEVLLEVKEDLLNYKGKGMSVMEMSHRSKDYQAIFDETVAEVKRVLGIGDDFKVLFLGGGATTQFLMTAMNFCPDDKEANYILTGSWAMNAYKEAKKIGKKAHAAASSEDKNFSYIPKDLNLSENPAFLHITTNNTIFGTQFKKCPDLPANVPLFADMSSDIMSKPFDVNKYGLIYAGAQKNIGPAGVTLVLIRNDLVEKIQPNLPTMLSYKTHIDKDSMHNTPPTFPIYIVGLVMKWIENKGGLTAIEKINEEKASYIYDTIDNSNGYYKGTVEKDSRSLMNVTFRLPSEELEAKFISEAAANKMSGLKGHRSVGGCRASIYNALPMEATIKLAEFMKEFQSNNSV, from the coding sequence TTGGAAAACAGAGTTTATAATTTTAGTGCCGGTCCGGCTGTATTACCTGAAGAGGTTCTCTTAGAGGTTAAAGAAGATCTTCTCAATTACAAAGGTAAAGGGATGTCGGTGATGGAAATGAGTCACCGCTCCAAAGATTATCAGGCAATTTTCGATGAAACTGTTGCCGAAGTCAAAAGAGTTTTAGGTATTGGAGATGATTTTAAGGTCCTCTTCTTAGGTGGAGGAGCCACTACTCAATTCTTAATGACAGCCATGAATTTCTGCCCGGATGATAAGGAAGCCAATTATATTCTCACCGGTAGCTGGGCTATGAATGCCTACAAAGAAGCAAAGAAAATAGGGAAAAAAGCACATGCAGCTGCATCTTCGGAAGATAAAAACTTTTCCTATATTCCCAAAGATCTCAATCTGTCAGAAAATCCAGCATTTTTGCATATTACGACCAATAACACTATTTTCGGGACACAGTTTAAAAAATGCCCCGATCTTCCTGCAAATGTTCCGCTTTTTGCTGATATGTCTTCGGATATAATGAGTAAACCGTTCGATGTTAATAAGTATGGCTTGATCTATGCCGGTGCTCAAAAGAACATTGGTCCTGCCGGTGTAACTCTGGTACTGATCAGAAATGATCTGGTGGAAAAGATCCAACCCAATCTTCCTACTATGCTCAGCTATAAAACTCATATCGATAAAGATTCGATGCATAATACACCTCCGACCTTCCCGATCTATATTGTCGGTTTAGTAATGAAATGGATCGAGAATAAAGGTGGACTGACTGCTATTGAAAAGATCAACGAAGAAAAGGCGTCATACATCTATGACACTATTGACAATTCTAACGGCTATTACAAAGGTACAGTAGAAAAAGATTCCCGTTCTCTGATGAATGTTACTTTTAGATTACCAAGCGAAGAGTTAGAAGCTAAGTTCATTTCAGAAGCAGCTGCTAATAAGATGAGTGGACTTAAAGGTCATAGAAGTGTTGGGGGTTGTAGAGCTTCGATCTATAATGCTCTGCCAATGGAAGCAACTATCAAACTGGCTGAATTTATGAAAGAATTCCAGAGTAATAACTCTGTGTGA